Proteins co-encoded in one Haloarchaeobius salinus genomic window:
- a CDS encoding STT3 domain-containing protein, producing MDDVRSATRSLLSDKPSLEEDLEAVLSVDADADGWTFDDVPLDSGTFGELVSRGVVTKDDEGDYRVADRTAVRAALDGDEVVVEDEGAGVSLPDFSFPTIDRNAALALTSALALVVVMRSFSVPSVFRGDAIVLSSNDPYYYRYLVEQLLAKSSNPFDFDVISGSQFAAAKGEPLLVAVLWFVSALLGGGQHMSGVVLALYPVFAAIAVGVLLYLFTVQLTGDSRVGVAAVLMLAVLPDHVLRTSIGFADHHAFDYPWLVLTAFGLVRAVEWPDVDGGNQALAVGCLTFGITGQVLAWGAGPLLILPIGIFTVGSTLMLVATEGNPIRSHTPILVGTGLAAGLVWIVHSVLNWHTDLAASTPALLFVGVLTLTVLAETFVWAGFSVRSYIIVQVLGGVTVAGVVFTLFSDFAQTLSNRVNSLLEARAIAETGSLVQGDLGLFVSPIFWFGLALFLAAPYLVWITVNAVRRPHLTWLVPSTYAWFFLLLAVVQVRFSGEASAFVALFAGIGFFHLLSVVDVTDTVPEILTSQGDSSPAGDRRSSDISIPDRTALRYALVMFLLVASVGMIIAPLKVDLTTIENDQYEAATAISESVDEQRLQYPESYVLSEWSRNRMYNYIVSGESRSYRFARNRYPPFLSATDPSNAYGRINRVGYVITESRLISDGMNDSTVGVRLHEHWGSETSNTAGLGRYQAVYANTDGSLKAFQVVPGAVIEGNVAPGQEVTVSKTVSVNGHEFTYERTVTANENGAYRVRVAYPGEYSAEQGIVVVSPAAVQNGSTVSFNSTESRGNSVGLDSDPAEWETIISNFFELTMQFYSPS from the coding sequence ATGGACGACGTTCGGTCCGCGACTAGGTCCCTGCTCTCGGACAAGCCTTCGCTGGAGGAGGACCTAGAAGCGGTCCTCTCCGTGGATGCCGACGCCGACGGCTGGACGTTCGACGACGTGCCGCTGGACTCGGGGACGTTCGGTGAACTCGTCTCCCGGGGCGTCGTCACGAAGGATGACGAGGGCGACTACCGTGTCGCCGACCGCACGGCCGTCCGTGCCGCACTCGACGGCGACGAGGTTGTGGTAGAGGACGAGGGGGCAGGGGTTTCGCTTCCGGATTTCTCGTTTCCGACTATTGACCGGAACGCAGCGCTTGCATTGACTAGTGCGCTGGCGCTCGTCGTTGTGATGCGCTCTTTCTCGGTTCCGTCGGTGTTCCGTGGCGACGCGATCGTGCTCTCCTCGAACGACCCGTACTACTATCGATACCTCGTTGAACAACTGCTCGCAAAATCGAGCAATCCATTCGATTTCGATGTGATTTCTGGTTCACAGTTTGCGGCGGCCAAGGGTGAGCCTCTGCTGGTGGCGGTTCTTTGGTTCGTTTCAGCGCTGCTCGGTGGCGGACAACACATGTCAGGGGTGGTGCTCGCGCTGTATCCAGTTTTTGCCGCAATCGCCGTCGGAGTGCTACTCTACTTGTTCACCGTGCAGTTAACCGGCGATAGTCGCGTCGGTGTCGCGGCGGTCCTGATGCTCGCCGTGCTTCCAGACCATGTGCTTCGTACCTCGATCGGGTTCGCGGATCACCACGCATTCGACTACCCATGGCTCGTCCTCACCGCATTCGGGCTCGTACGCGCGGTTGAGTGGCCCGACGTGGATGGGGGGAACCAAGCGCTTGCTGTAGGTTGTCTCACCTTCGGCATCACGGGACAGGTCCTTGCCTGGGGGGCCGGCCCGCTTCTCATTCTCCCTATCGGAATCTTTACTGTGGGTTCCACACTCATGTTAGTCGCTACGGAGGGCAATCCGATTCGGTCACACACGCCGATACTGGTTGGAACAGGTTTAGCTGCTGGACTCGTTTGGATAGTTCATTCTGTGCTCAACTGGCACACCGACTTAGCGGCATCTACGCCAGCCCTGCTGTTCGTTGGTGTCCTTACCCTAACAGTATTGGCCGAGACATTCGTTTGGGCCGGGTTCTCTGTGCGGTCGTATATAATCGTACAGGTACTCGGCGGTGTGACCGTTGCCGGTGTTGTGTTTACTCTGTTCTCTGATTTCGCCCAGACTCTCTCAAACCGTGTCAACTCTCTGCTTGAAGCACGGGCGATTGCGGAGACGGGATCACTCGTTCAGGGAGATCTTGGGCTGTTTGTTTCTCCTATTTTCTGGTTTGGGCTTGCTCTCTTCCTCGCTGCCCCGTATCTGGTGTGGATTACAGTAAATGCAGTCCGACGACCTCATCTCACCTGGCTCGTTCCCAGCACGTACGCGTGGTTCTTCCTATTGCTCGCGGTGGTACAGGTCCGCTTTAGTGGTGAGGCAAGTGCGTTCGTCGCACTGTTCGCTGGAATTGGGTTTTTCCATCTTCTTTCAGTTGTAGACGTGACTGACACGGTGCCTGAAATTCTGACATCTCAGGGCGACTCTTCCCCTGCAGGGGACCGTAGAAGTTCCGATATTTCGATTCCAGATCGAACGGCGCTACGTTATGCTCTTGTTATGTTTCTTCTTGTGGCCAGCGTAGGCATGATCATCGCCCCTTTGAAAGTAGATTTAACCACAATTGAGAACGATCAGTACGAGGCAGCTACGGCTATCAGTGAGTCCGTGGATGAGCAGCGGTTGCAATATCCAGAGAGCTACGTTCTCAGCGAGTGGAGTCGAAACCGGATGTATAACTACATTGTGAGCGGCGAGTCGCGTTCGTACAGGTTCGCACGCAACAGATACCCTCCGTTTCTCTCTGCAACTGATCCGTCGAATGCATATGGCCGAATCAATAGAGTAGGTTACGTAATAACTGAGTCACGATTGATTTCAGATGGCATGAACGACTCGACGGTTGGTGTTCGACTGCACGAACACTGGGGAAGTGAGACGAGCAATACGGCTGGTTTGGGACGGTATCAGGCAGTGTACGCGAACACTGACGGTTCACTCAAAGCGTTCCAGGTTGTACCTGGTGCGGTTATCGAGGGGAACGTAGCGCCGGGGCAGGAGGTAACCGTCTCGAAGACGGTTTCGGTGAACGGGCACGAGTTCACATACGAACGGACTGTGACCGCAAACGAGAATGGTGCGTATCGGGTTCGAGTCGCGTATCCAGGCGAATATTCGGCGGAACAGGGGATTGTCGTGGTTTCGCCGGCAGCAGTTCAGAACGGGAGTACGGTGAGTTTT
- a CDS encoding FkbM family methyltransferase has protein sequence MGRLTWVADKYRNRVRPWLPARSEYSRRNGIPVADDKLRLFDRIVPFGTKGYLPNFKETNSKQLREHVSEGDDVLVIGAGFGVSTVEAAKAVGSSGSVVAYEANQERFEKARETISINGVADRVDIRHGAVGPPSGDFDFDGVEQVDLDALEEFDVIEMDCEGAELQILKETEARPRVFIVETHQEKDWTEYDSVETIENLLRSSGYSVETHHGQWVNGLVTGTLK, from the coding sequence ATGGGCAGACTTACGTGGGTTGCTGATAAGTATCGTAATCGGGTGCGGCCTTGGTTGCCTGCTCGGTCGGAGTATTCGAGGCGGAATGGAATCCCCGTCGCGGATGATAAATTACGTCTGTTTGATAGGATTGTGCCATTCGGGACGAAGGGCTACCTTCCGAATTTTAAGGAAACGAACAGCAAGCAACTTCGCGAGCATGTCTCTGAGGGCGATGATGTGCTGGTGATTGGGGCTGGGTTCGGTGTTTCGACGGTCGAGGCAGCAAAAGCTGTAGGGTCGTCAGGCAGTGTGGTTGCCTACGAGGCGAATCAGGAACGGTTCGAAAAGGCGAGAGAAACCATTTCGATAAACGGCGTGGCCGACAGGGTTGATATTAGGCACGGAGCGGTCGGCCCTCCAAGTGGCGATTTTGACTTCGATGGCGTCGAACAGGTAGATTTAGACGCCTTGGAAGAGTTCGACGTAATTGAGATGGACTGCGAGGGGGCTGAATTGCAGATCCTTAAGGAAACTGAGGCGCGACCGAGGGTGTTCATCGTTGAGACTCACCAGGAAAAGGACTGGACAGAGTACGACTCTGTAGAGACAATAGAGAATCTACTTCGGAGCTCTGGCTATTCGGTGGAAACTCACCATGGCCAGTGGGTCAATGGGCTGGTCACGGGGACATTGAAGTAG
- a CDS encoding type II toxin-antitoxin system VapC family toxin: protein MAVAVVDTGVLIGMADTDDQHHDVAMDIVREMDHGNLPTGLVTNYIVLEILNWIHNRKRHGEAEETYERLNQSVGFEVLHAAQKDFNSAVKLFKTYDGLSFGDATNIAYMRREDIEYLYAFDDDFDAIGSITRLETPDNPFK from the coding sequence ATGGCGGTCGCAGTCGTTGATACGGGCGTTCTCATCGGGATGGCGGACACCGACGACCAGCACCACGATGTCGCCATGGATATCGTCAGGGAGATGGACCACGGCAATCTTCCGACTGGTCTGGTCACGAACTACATCGTTCTCGAAATTCTCAACTGGATCCACAATAGGAAACGCCACGGCGAGGCTGAAGAGACGTACGAGCGGTTGAACCAGTCTGTCGGGTTCGAGGTACTCCACGCGGCCCAGAAGGACTTCAACAGCGCCGTGAAACTCTTCAAGACCTACGACGGCCTGTCTTTCGGCGATGCGACGAATATCGCATACATGCGGCGGGAGGATATAGAGTATCTATACGCATTCGACGACGATTTCGATGCAATCGGAAGTATCACCCGGCTGGAAACACCGGACAACCCGTTCAAATAA
- a CDS encoding phage NrS-1 polymerase family protein: MTVDADAIPPSLREYPQWVCWRAKERDGKMTKIPIDPQTGSFASVSDPETWAIYEVALGASESEDGLGYVFTEDDPFVGVDLDDCREDGELTGWAEDIVERLDSYTEVSPSGTGVHVLIEGMIPSTKSRSGSVECYDSARFFTMTGDHVDGTPTRIEERQDTFAPVYDQYVYGDDESTTEERAQKRDAGSTPTSISDAELIEKATSAKNGEKFERLWNGSTAGYESQSEADMALCCLLAFWTGNDEARMDQLFRDSGLYREKWDEVHYADGSTYGEQTIANAVQVSNETYEQDTGDQGIAGTGSSVSASNQEPTLLRERVDLLRSRLDSLERELAITRDEVAELRQSQQSRSELREGETEPSAQAESVTVQPSSPLQRLIDVFW, translated from the coding sequence ATGACGGTCGACGCGGACGCGATTCCTCCGTCGCTTCGTGAGTACCCGCAGTGGGTCTGCTGGCGCGCGAAAGAGCGCGATGGCAAGATGACCAAGATCCCCATCGATCCGCAGACCGGCTCGTTCGCGTCGGTGTCTGATCCGGAGACGTGGGCGATTTACGAAGTCGCGCTTGGGGCTTCGGAATCGGAGGACGGACTCGGATACGTGTTCACCGAGGACGACCCCTTCGTCGGTGTGGACCTCGACGACTGTCGGGAGGACGGCGAGCTCACCGGGTGGGCCGAAGACATCGTCGAGAGATTGGATTCCTACACCGAGGTCAGTCCCTCAGGTACGGGTGTCCACGTGCTCATCGAGGGGATGATTCCGAGCACCAAGTCCCGGTCTGGGTCAGTCGAATGCTACGACTCGGCCCGGTTCTTCACCATGACCGGCGACCACGTCGACGGGACACCGACTCGAATTGAGGAACGACAGGACACGTTCGCGCCGGTGTACGACCAGTACGTGTACGGCGACGACGAGTCGACGACCGAGGAGCGAGCACAGAAGCGCGACGCTGGTTCCACGCCGACCTCGATCTCCGACGCCGAACTCATCGAGAAGGCGACGAGCGCGAAGAACGGCGAAAAGTTCGAACGGCTCTGGAACGGAAGTACGGCAGGATACGAGAGCCAGTCAGAGGCTGACATGGCACTCTGTTGTCTGCTGGCGTTCTGGACTGGCAACGACGAGGCTCGCATGGATCAGCTGTTCCGTGACTCCGGTCTCTACCGGGAGAAGTGGGACGAGGTCCACTACGCGGACGGGTCGACCTATGGAGAACAGACTATCGCAAACGCCGTGCAGGTGTCGAACGAGACGTACGAGCAAGACACAGGAGATCAGGGCATCGCTGGCACCGGCTCCTCCGTCTCGGCTTCGAACCAAGAGCCCACACTGCTCCGCGAACGCGTCGACCTACTCAGGTCTCGTCTCGACAGCCTCGAACGAGAACTTGCAATCACACGGGACGAGGTTGCCGAGCTTCGGCAGTCCCAACAGTCTCGTTCTGAACTTCGTGAGGGTGAGACCGAACCCAGCGCACAAGCGGAGTCAGTCACTGTCCAACCATCGTCACCACTGCAACGTCTGATTGACGTATTCTGGTAG